The Nitriliruptor alkaliphilus DSM 45188 genome includes a region encoding these proteins:
- a CDS encoding CarD family transcriptional regulator encodes MAYSVGDTVIYPHHGAAVIERKEARELKGESREYLVLRLTYGDLTLMVPADACEEVGIRDVVSKKEVEQVLDVLREPEGAAAGNWSRRFKANYEKLRSGDIFQVAEVVRNLAVREKDKGLSAGEKRMLTKAKQILLSELAVAIKKDEEKAEELVEQTLAEAQV; translated from the coding sequence GTGGCGTACAGCGTCGGCGACACCGTCATCTACCCGCACCACGGCGCAGCGGTGATCGAGCGCAAGGAAGCCCGAGAACTCAAGGGGGAGTCGCGCGAGTACCTCGTCCTCCGCTTGACCTACGGCGATCTGACGCTGATGGTCCCGGCCGACGCCTGCGAGGAGGTCGGGATCCGCGACGTGGTCTCCAAGAAGGAGGTCGAGCAGGTCCTCGACGTCCTGCGTGAGCCCGAGGGTGCGGCAGCCGGCAACTGGTCCCGGCGGTTCAAGGCCAACTACGAGAAGCTGCGCTCCGGCGACATCTTCCAGGTGGCCGAGGTCGTGCGGAACCTCGCCGTCCGCGAGAAGGACAAGGGCCTCTCGGCCGGCGAGAAGCGCATGCTGACCAAGGCCAAGCAGATCCTGCTGTCCGAGCTCGCGGTCGCGATCAAGAAGGACGAGGAGAAGGCCGAGGAACTCGTCGAGCAGACCCTCGCCGAGGCGCAGGTCTGA
- a CDS encoding DEAD/DEAH box helicase yields the protein MLLEDVVADALAELGGEGTVPDLVKAAKRRAGPRVSRAAVEKALHAGARFTCDDQDPRRPRWSLVAAADARSAADPVATGTDAAGGTRAALDALALRDWQVEAFASWSAAGCRGVVEAVTGTGKTRLAVAVLRSVVGASGGTGRGVVLVPTLELLEQWVRELRSALPERRVGRLGGGHDDDLFACDVVVATPHSAAAVPLDLPPGATGVLIADEAHRYGAPTWGAALRDEFTLRLALTATYERADDGVDDVLAPYFGEVVTRYGFARAVAEGTVAPFRLGLVGVPLTADERIRHDRADLRVKQLHRELVGVHGMSRDPRRRFEAVAAIVAEAERTGRAGPHVAACREYLVRVRERRDVAAQAAAKLEVCTAVAAELAGRRTLVFTDTVDQAEAAAVLLRRAGREARTVHGDLAADERRIRLALFRRGDVDVVVAPRVLDEGVDVPDADVAVVLATFRTRRQLVQRLGRVLRVKSDGREARLLLAHAVDTAEDPARGGHADFLDDVRDVAREVVRLDLAADPAAVAAFLAPTSVLPDGQFGPGVRFER from the coding sequence GTGCTGCTCGAGGACGTCGTGGCCGATGCGCTCGCCGAGCTCGGTGGCGAGGGCACCGTCCCGGACCTGGTCAAGGCCGCGAAGCGGCGCGCCGGCCCCCGGGTGTCCCGGGCGGCGGTCGAGAAGGCGCTGCACGCCGGCGCGCGGTTCACCTGCGACGACCAGGACCCGAGGCGCCCCCGGTGGTCGCTGGTCGCGGCCGCCGATGCCCGATCCGCGGCCGATCCGGTGGCCACCGGGACCGACGCGGCCGGCGGTACCCGGGCTGCCCTGGATGCGCTCGCGCTCCGGGACTGGCAGGTCGAGGCGTTCGCGTCCTGGTCGGCGGCGGGCTGCCGGGGTGTGGTCGAGGCGGTGACCGGCACCGGCAAGACGCGGCTGGCCGTCGCCGTCCTGCGCAGCGTGGTCGGCGCCTCGGGGGGCACGGGGCGCGGCGTGGTCCTCGTCCCCACCCTCGAGCTGCTCGAGCAGTGGGTCCGCGAGCTGCGATCGGCCCTGCCGGAGCGGCGGGTCGGGCGGCTCGGCGGCGGCCACGACGACGACCTGTTCGCCTGCGACGTGGTGGTGGCCACCCCGCACTCCGCGGCGGCCGTCCCCCTCGACCTGCCTCCCGGCGCGACCGGTGTGCTCATCGCCGACGAGGCCCACCGCTACGGCGCACCGACCTGGGGTGCCGCGCTACGCGACGAGTTCACCCTCCGGCTCGCCCTCACCGCCACCTACGAGCGCGCCGACGACGGCGTCGACGACGTCCTCGCCCCGTACTTCGGCGAGGTGGTGACCCGGTACGGGTTCGCGCGGGCCGTGGCCGAGGGGACCGTCGCCCCCTTCCGGCTCGGCCTCGTCGGTGTCCCGCTGACCGCCGACGAGCGCATCCGACACGACCGGGCCGACCTGCGGGTCAAGCAGCTGCACCGCGAGCTGGTCGGCGTCCACGGGATGTCGCGGGACCCGCGCCGTCGGTTCGAGGCGGTGGCGGCCATCGTCGCCGAGGCCGAACGCACCGGCCGGGCCGGCCCGCACGTCGCCGCCTGCCGCGAGTACCTGGTCCGCGTGCGTGAACGTCGCGACGTCGCAGCGCAGGCCGCGGCCAAGCTCGAGGTCTGCACCGCGGTCGCCGCCGAGCTCGCCGGCCGCCGGACCCTGGTGTTCACCGACACCGTCGATCAGGCCGAGGCGGCCGCCGTGCTGCTGCGACGGGCCGGCCGCGAGGCCCGCACCGTGCACGGCGACCTCGCCGCCGACGAGCGCCGCATCCGCCTCGCGCTGTTCCGTCGGGGTGACGTCGACGTGGTCGTGGCCCCGCGGGTGCTCGACGAGGGCGTCGACGTGCCGGACGCTGACGTGGCTGTGGTGCTCGCGACCTTCCGCACGCGCCGCCAGCTCGTCCAGCGGCTCGGCCGGGTCCTCCGGGTCAAGTCCGACGGGCGCGAGGCCCGCCTGCTGCTCGCCCACGCGGTGGACACCGCCGAGGACCCGGCACGGGGAGGGCACGCCGACTTCCTCGACGACGTCCGGGACGTGGCCCGCGAGGTCGTGCGGCTCGATCTGGCCGCGGACCCCGCCGCGGTCGCTGCGTTCCTCGCTCCCACCTCCGTCCTCCCGGACGGGCAGTTCGGGCCAGGCGTGCGCTTCGAGCGCTAG
- the disA gene encoding DNA integrity scanning diadenylate cyclase DisA encodes MDLARDDELRAVLVLLAPGSVLREGIERIIRAGRGALMVIGWTPEIEPLVSGGFVIDIAATSQRIAELAKMDGALVLDEGSERILRANVHLVPDPWIETSETGTRHRSAERTARQTGAPVITVSESMGMVTLYLGDRKHVVEEVSALLVRANQALSTLERYRSRLDEVSATLSAREVEDAVSVRDALLCLQRAEMLRRIAGEVEDHVVELGSEGRLIRLQLDELIASVADDRELLVRDYLADRRRKLSRVLEDLTHLSTDELLDTSRVAEVLSLDPDAQDRGVTPRGYRLLSRIPRLPAVVIERLVERFGTLPRAMEATLEELGEVEGVGPARARSIQEGLRRLAEASLLERYV; translated from the coding sequence GTGGACCTGGCGCGTGACGACGAGCTGCGCGCCGTCCTGGTCCTCCTCGCCCCCGGGTCGGTCCTCCGCGAGGGGATCGAGCGCATCATCCGCGCCGGACGCGGCGCCCTGATGGTCATCGGGTGGACCCCCGAGATCGAACCGCTGGTCTCCGGCGGTTTCGTCATCGACATCGCGGCCACCAGCCAGCGCATCGCCGAGCTCGCCAAGATGGACGGCGCGCTCGTTCTCGACGAGGGCAGCGAGCGCATCCTGCGGGCCAACGTCCACCTCGTGCCGGACCCGTGGATCGAGACCTCCGAGACCGGGACGCGGCACCGGTCGGCCGAGCGGACCGCCCGTCAGACCGGCGCGCCGGTGATCACCGTCTCCGAGTCGATGGGGATGGTCACCCTGTACCTCGGCGACCGCAAGCACGTGGTCGAGGAGGTCTCGGCGCTGCTGGTGCGTGCCAACCAGGCCCTGTCGACCCTGGAGCGGTACCGCTCGCGCCTCGACGAGGTGTCCGCCACCCTCTCGGCGCGCGAGGTCGAGGATGCGGTCAGCGTGCGTGATGCCCTGCTGTGCCTCCAGCGGGCCGAGATGCTGCGTCGCATCGCCGGTGAGGTCGAGGACCACGTGGTCGAGCTCGGCTCCGAGGGTCGACTCATCCGTCTCCAGCTCGACGAACTCATCGCCTCGGTCGCCGACGACCGCGAGCTGCTGGTACGGGACTACCTGGCCGACCGGCGCCGCAAGCTGTCGCGGGTGCTCGAGGACCTGACCCACCTGTCGACCGACGAGCTGCTCGACACCTCGCGGGTCGCCGAGGTGCTCTCGCTCGACCCGGACGCGCAGGACCGGGGGGTCACCCCGCGGGGCTACCGGCTGCTGTCGCGGATCCCGCGCCTCCCGGCGGTGGTCATCGAGCGGCTCGTCGAGCGGTTCGGGACCCTGCCGCGGGCGATGGAAGCCACCCTCGAGGAGCTCGGCGAGGTCGAGGGCGTCGGACCGGCGCGTGCCCGCTCCATCCAGGAGGGCCTGCGCCGGCTCGCTGAGGCGTCGCTGCTCGAGCGCTACGTCTGA
- a CDS encoding A/G-specific adenine glycosylase, which translates to MPSTTGPLAAPPYRRLAEQLLAWSERTRRDLPWRRTRDPWAVLVSELMLQQTQVARVQPRYLAFLERFPDPASCAAAAPGEVVRAWDGLGYNRRAINLHRAATVITEQHGGRLPEDLDGLLALPGVGPYTARAVLVFAFERDHGVVDTNAARVIARAVAGGRLTAREVQEHADELVPLGRGWEWNQAVLDLGATICVRRAPRCGECPVAARCAWAQRGHDDPDPADGSAGTSSGQSRFEGSDRQGRGRLVQCLRTGPVELDRLADAAGWPDDPDRARRAADSLVSDGLAEYADGQLALPA; encoded by the coding sequence TTGCCTTCGACGACGGGGCCACTGGCCGCGCCGCCGTACCGCCGCCTCGCCGAGCAGCTGCTCGCCTGGAGCGAGCGGACGCGGCGCGACCTGCCGTGGCGGCGCACGCGCGACCCCTGGGCCGTGCTCGTCAGCGAGCTGATGCTCCAGCAGACGCAGGTCGCCCGGGTGCAGCCGCGCTACCTCGCCTTCCTCGAGCGCTTCCCGGACCCCGCCAGCTGCGCCGCCGCCGCGCCCGGTGAGGTCGTCCGTGCGTGGGACGGCCTCGGCTACAACCGCCGTGCGATCAACCTCCACCGGGCGGCGACGGTGATCACCGAGCAGCACGGTGGCCGCCTGCCCGAGGACCTCGACGGCCTGCTCGCCCTGCCAGGGGTCGGCCCCTACACCGCCCGGGCGGTCCTGGTGTTCGCCTTCGAGCGCGACCACGGCGTGGTCGACACCAACGCGGCGCGGGTGATCGCGCGAGCGGTCGCCGGAGGTCGACTGACCGCCCGGGAGGTGCAGGAACACGCCGACGAGCTCGTCCCGCTCGGTCGCGGTTGGGAGTGGAACCAGGCGGTGCTCGACCTCGGCGCCACCATCTGCGTGCGGCGGGCGCCCCGTTGCGGCGAGTGTCCGGTAGCGGCACGGTGCGCCTGGGCTCAGCGCGGCCACGACGACCCGGACCCCGCCGACGGCAGCGCCGGCACCTCCTCGGGCCAGTCCCGGTTCGAAGGGTCGGACCGGCAGGGCCGTGGCCGCCTGGTGCAGTGCCTGCGCACGGGCCCGGTCGAGCTCGACCGGCTGGCCGACGCGGCAGGCTGGCCGGACGATCCGGACCGTGCCCGACGGGCCGCCGACAGCCTCGTCAGCGACGGGCTCGCGGAGTACGCCGACGGCCAGCTCGCACTGCCCGCCTGA